Proteins found in one Paenibacillus dendritiformis genomic segment:
- a CDS encoding nitroreductase family protein encodes MTQDFEAIIKERRSANKFIENIAISESELEEIFSLVKFAPSAFNLQHAHYVTVTDGDLKEQLYEAANKQYKVKTASGVIAVLGSTEAHLKARELNEGLVHLGVLSQQEADMMAEDTIRFYEERGETFKRDEAIRNASLSAMQFMLAAKAKGWDTCPMIGFDPDKVRAILNIPDKYIPVMLITIGKQDASSLRPRGYRKPVREFVTHQRF; translated from the coding sequence ATGACACAAGATTTTGAAGCTATCATCAAAGAAAGACGATCCGCCAATAAGTTTATAGAGAACATTGCTATCTCCGAGTCGGAGCTGGAAGAGATCTTCTCGTTGGTTAAGTTCGCCCCGTCCGCATTCAATTTGCAGCATGCGCATTACGTTACCGTAACGGATGGAGATCTTAAGGAGCAGCTGTACGAGGCAGCGAACAAGCAGTACAAGGTGAAGACGGCTTCGGGCGTCATTGCCGTATTGGGCAGCACGGAAGCTCATCTGAAGGCGCGGGAACTGAACGAAGGATTGGTCCACCTCGGCGTGTTGAGCCAGCAGGAGGCGGATATGATGGCAGAGGATACGATCCGATTCTATGAAGAGCGCGGAGAGACGTTCAAGCGGGATGAGGCGATTCGCAATGCCAGCCTGTCTGCCATGCAATTCATGCTCGCCGCCAAGGCTAAGGGGTGGGACACCTGCCCGATGATCGGCTTCGATCCAGACAAGGTACGGGCGATCTTGAATATTCCCGACAAATACATTCCGGTCATGCTGATCACGATTGGCAAGCAAGACGCGTCCAGCCTGCGGCCGCGCGGCTACCGCAAGCCGGTGCGGGAATTTGTGACTCACCAGCGCTTTTAA
- a CDS encoding DMT family transporter, giving the protein MKKYAIYLMLVGVMVAWGLNVTATKVLVTNFMPVTMTAFRIMTAALSVFLLLVPMRQLRLLRGKEWGYVLIASLFNVVGHHYFLSLGLANTSASNGGLILGLGPLLTTLMAILFLGTRMTWFNMTGIVLGLSGVAFIVTHGSSGMSGVSIGDVYVFLAILAQAISFILIKKMAATLDPRLMTGYMLFFGSFGLYALSRVLEPEGMASMAQTDIGLWAVFLGSAVIATAVGHMTYNYAIGQVGAAEASIFINLNPFFALIGSSLLLGEPVTLVQVSGFVLILIGVLFGSGALEEWLRQHRLRKGDHRGYRTPESKGCSSGS; this is encoded by the coding sequence GTGAAAAAATACGCCATCTATCTCATGCTGGTCGGTGTGATGGTCGCATGGGGCTTGAACGTGACGGCGACGAAGGTGCTGGTGACGAATTTCATGCCGGTCACGATGACCGCATTCCGCATTATGACGGCGGCGCTGAGCGTGTTCCTGCTGCTTGTTCCGATGCGTCAGTTGCGGCTGCTCCGGGGCAAGGAATGGGGCTACGTGCTGATCGCTTCCTTGTTCAATGTGGTGGGGCATCATTATTTTTTGTCGCTTGGCCTGGCCAATACGTCGGCTTCCAACGGCGGCCTGATTCTCGGTCTGGGTCCGTTATTAACGACGCTGATGGCGATTCTGTTCCTGGGCACCCGGATGACCTGGTTCAATATGACCGGCATCGTGCTCGGCTTGTCCGGCGTCGCCTTCATTGTTACGCATGGCAGCTCGGGGATGAGCGGCGTATCGATCGGGGATGTGTATGTGTTCCTGGCCATTCTGGCGCAGGCGATAAGCTTTATTCTGATTAAAAAAATGGCCGCTACGCTCGATCCGCGGCTGATGACGGGATATATGCTGTTTTTCGGGTCTTTTGGATTGTACGCGTTAAGTCGGGTGCTGGAGCCGGAGGGGATGGCCAGCATGGCGCAGACCGATATCGGGCTGTGGGCGGTCTTCCTTGGTTCGGCGGTGATCGCGACGGCCGTCGGGCATATGACGTACAATTACGCGATCGGCCAGGTCGGTGCCGCGGAGGCGTCGATCTTCATCAATCTGAATCCGTTCTTCGCCTTGATTGGATCATCGCTCCTGCTGGGCGAGCCCGTCACGCTCGTGCAAGTGTCGGGGTTCGTGCTCATCCTGATCGGCGTCCTGTTCGGCTCGGGCGCCCTCGAGGAATGGCTGCGCCAGCACCGCCTGCGGAAAGGGGATCATCGCGGCTATCGGACGCCGGAGAGCAAAGGCTGCAGCAGCGGCTCTTGA
- a CDS encoding YhgE/Pip domain-containing protein, whose protein sequence is MKHIFSIYANDLKRIGSNWAATVIILGLSILPSLYAWFNIEASWDPYSNTRGIQIAVVNLDQGAEIMDKPVNIGNEVIENLKTNTLIGWTFVDKDEAMRGVSHGNYYASIIIPEDFSTRIGSVLTNEPIKAEILYFVNEKINAVAPKITSKGATGIIEEVSDNFVRTANRAIFKIFNELGVKLSNELPTIEKVKNLVFKLEESFPRFSDAVNTAMRDVTTANRIVNEALKNLPTVTQLAKDAQQFSSKLADLLQYSREGIETISPFIKQDLSTLQQAAESVNQVTAILQDVTADPSLASTGLGRLSEKLGAAVKIADSTADWFNRLSQAVTGGQFHGVTDRLRQLSDNLAQQAATVNEIKAAVDRGEEVGADLLDHLHRLSQDAGAIAGELLNRYDSEIKPAMLQGVDKAAEDIATVQQVLQDAIKNIPDIETLLKDASKVIAIGTEQIPVIQKNLPAVQAKITEFADKIRAFEAQGDITEIIDLLKNNFEKESEFFAEPVVLKENKLFPIPNYGSAMSPFFTTLSLWVGALLLVSLLTVEVHEEDKHYTNVQIYFGRYFTFLTIALLQSLFVTTGDIYLLKTYVLHPGWFVVFGLIISAVFMLAVYTLVSVFGNVGKAIAIVLLVLQLAGSGGTFPIQTTPPFFQAIHPFLPFTYAISMMREAVGGILWDIVRRDIIVLAVVAGLFLLIGLVLKSPINKASAGLVRKAKESKLIH, encoded by the coding sequence ATGAAACATATTTTTTCCATTTATGCGAACGACCTGAAGCGAATCGGCTCCAATTGGGCCGCCACCGTCATTATACTCGGCTTGAGCATTCTTCCCTCCCTCTACGCGTGGTTCAATATTGAAGCATCATGGGACCCGTACAGCAATACGCGCGGCATCCAAATCGCCGTCGTCAATCTCGATCAAGGGGCAGAGATTATGGATAAGCCCGTCAATATCGGCAATGAGGTCATTGAGAATCTGAAGACCAATACCCTTATCGGGTGGACCTTCGTCGACAAGGACGAAGCGATGAGGGGCGTAAGCCACGGCAATTACTACGCCAGCATCATCATTCCGGAGGACTTCTCCACCCGTATCGGGTCCGTGCTCACGAATGAGCCGATCAAGGCCGAGATTCTCTACTTTGTGAATGAAAAAATAAATGCCGTCGCTCCGAAAATTACGTCCAAGGGCGCTACCGGCATCATCGAGGAGGTCAGCGACAACTTCGTCAGAACGGCCAACCGGGCGATTTTCAAAATCTTCAATGAGCTCGGAGTTAAGCTGTCCAATGAGCTTCCGACCATTGAGAAGGTGAAAAATCTCGTGTTCAAGCTCGAAGAATCATTCCCCCGCTTCTCGGATGCGGTCAATACCGCGATGAGAGACGTGACTACGGCGAACCGGATCGTGAATGAGGCACTGAAGAATCTGCCCACCGTCACCCAACTGGCGAAGGACGCGCAGCAATTCTCGTCCAAGCTCGCCGACTTGCTCCAATATAGCCGGGAAGGCATCGAGACCATCTCTCCGTTCATTAAGCAGGACTTGAGCACCCTGCAGCAGGCAGCCGAATCGGTGAACCAGGTTACGGCGATTCTCCAGGACGTCACGGCCGATCCGTCGCTGGCCAGCACAGGGCTTGGCCGGCTGTCGGAGAAGCTGGGCGCCGCAGTGAAGATTGCGGACAGCACCGCGGATTGGTTCAACCGGCTCAGCCAAGCGGTCACCGGCGGCCAGTTCCACGGCGTCACCGATCGGCTGCGGCAGCTCTCGGACAATCTTGCCCAGCAGGCCGCGACCGTCAATGAGATCAAGGCGGCCGTCGATCGGGGAGAAGAGGTCGGCGCCGATCTGCTGGACCATCTCCATCGGCTGTCCCAGGATGCGGGAGCCATTGCGGGGGAGCTGCTGAACCGGTACGACAGCGAGATTAAGCCTGCCATGCTGCAAGGGGTGGACAAGGCGGCCGAGGACATCGCCACAGTGCAGCAGGTGCTCCAGGATGCCATCAAGAATATTCCGGACATCGAGACGTTGTTGAAGGACGCCTCGAAGGTGATCGCGATCGGCACCGAGCAGATTCCGGTGATTCAGAAAAACCTGCCTGCCGTTCAAGCCAAAATTACGGAATTTGCGGACAAAATTCGTGCGTTCGAGGCACAGGGCGACATTACGGAAATTATCGATCTGCTGAAGAACAACTTCGAGAAGGAGAGCGAGTTCTTCGCCGAGCCGGTCGTCCTGAAGGAGAACAAGCTGTTCCCGATCCCGAACTACGGATCGGCCATGTCTCCCTTCTTCACCACGCTGTCACTGTGGGTCGGAGCGCTGCTGCTCGTCTCGCTGCTGACGGTGGAGGTGCATGAAGAGGACAAGCATTACACGAATGTTCAAATCTACTTCGGACGGTACTTCACCTTCCTGACGATCGCTCTGCTTCAGTCGCTGTTCGTAACGACCGGTGATATTTATCTGTTGAAGACCTATGTACTGCATCCGGGCTGGTTCGTGGTGTTCGGCCTCATCATCAGCGCCGTCTTCATGCTTGCCGTCTACACGCTGGTCTCGGTCTTCGGCAACGTAGGGAAGGCGATCGCCATCGTGCTGCTCGTCCTGCAGTTGGCCGGCTCCGGAGGCACCTTCCCGATTCAGACGACACCGCCTTTTTTCCAGGCGATTCATCCGTTCCTGCCGTTCACCTACGCCATCAGTATGATGCGGGAAGCGGTCGGCGGCATTCTGTGGGATATCGTGCGGCGCGACATCATCGTGCTGGCCGTCGTCGCCGGCCTCTTCCTCCTTATCGGCCTCGTCCTCAAAAGCCCAATCAACAAAGCAAGCGCGGGGCTGGTGCGCAAAGCGAAGGAGAGCAAGCTCATCCATTGA
- a CDS encoding MFS transporter — protein sequence MRFFHHATTEIRSWNRNIQLFFIANLLYQIGTGMFSVLYNLYVQSLGYNDQMNGTIISVQSLATAILFIPIGLLGDRSSRKRILIAGSLVTGISFMLRAFAEAPFSLQMLAVFTGIFAAFFQVIAIPFLAENTPKEQRLKLFSYHSSMVLAAQVLGSMGGGYLADVLQAFGWSKIISLQSVLLIGGAASFAAFLPLLLVKESKRAAQKPEPAPAPSPALASEPAPAAAKQREWKVIRRLTFCQLLVGLGSGLVVPYLNLYFTNRFSVSLTAVGLLISLGQVMTIVSMLIGPTLVNRVGQVRAVVLFQLMSLPFLLLTGFTNLLLIASISFLFRQALMNAANPIQSAIMVDRISDSRRGIANSLTQTAFMLGWASMGSVQSYLVTSYGYYWGYAMTFSITGVLYVTSAICYFFMFREDRPNRTGRFRRRPRTGGAPAI from the coding sequence ATGCGCTTTTTTCATCATGCAACGACAGAGATACGAAGCTGGAACCGGAATATCCAGCTGTTTTTTATTGCCAACCTTCTCTATCAGATCGGAACCGGCATGTTCTCCGTTCTGTATAATCTATATGTCCAATCGCTCGGCTATAACGATCAGATGAACGGGACCATCATCAGCGTCCAGTCCTTGGCGACGGCGATCCTGTTCATCCCGATCGGACTGCTTGGCGACCGTTCCAGCCGCAAGCGGATTCTGATTGCCGGCTCACTGGTGACCGGTATCAGCTTCATGCTGCGGGCCTTCGCCGAAGCGCCGTTCAGCCTGCAGATGCTGGCCGTCTTTACCGGTATTTTCGCGGCCTTTTTCCAGGTGATTGCGATTCCTTTCCTGGCGGAAAATACGCCGAAGGAGCAGCGGCTGAAGCTGTTCAGCTATCATTCCTCGATGGTGCTGGCCGCGCAGGTGCTGGGCAGCATGGGCGGCGGCTACCTGGCCGACGTCCTGCAGGCGTTCGGCTGGAGCAAGATCATCAGCCTCCAGTCGGTGCTGCTCATCGGCGGCGCCGCCAGCTTCGCGGCCTTCCTGCCGCTGCTGCTGGTCAAGGAGAGCAAGCGGGCCGCTCAAAAGCCGGAGCCCGCTCCCGCTCCATCTCCTGCGCTGGCGTCCGAACCGGCGCCCGCCGCGGCGAAGCAGCGGGAATGGAAGGTCATCCGCCGCCTGACGTTCTGCCAGCTGCTCGTCGGACTGGGCTCCGGCTTGGTCGTGCCATACTTGAACCTGTATTTCACGAATCGGTTCTCCGTCTCGCTGACCGCCGTCGGATTGCTGATCTCGCTCGGCCAGGTGATGACCATCGTCTCGATGCTCATCGGCCCGACCTTGGTCAACCGCGTCGGACAAGTGCGCGCTGTCGTCTTATTTCAGCTGATGTCCTTGCCGTTCCTGCTGCTGACCGGATTCACGAACCTGCTGCTCATCGCGTCCATCAGCTTCCTGTTCCGGCAAGCGCTCATGAACGCGGCCAATCCGATTCAATCCGCCATCATGGTCGACCGCATATCGGATTCGCGACGTGGTATCGCTAACTCTCTTACCCAGACCGCCTTCATGCTCGGATGGGCCAGCATGGGTTCCGTCCAGTCGTACCTCGTCACATCATACGGCTACTATTGGGGCTACGCGATGACGTTCTCCATCACCGGCGTTCTTTACGTGACCTCGGCGATATGCTACTTCTTCATGTTCCGGGAGGACCGCCCGAACCGCACGGGCCGCTTCCGCCGCCGGCCCCGCACCGGCGGCGCTCCCGCCATATAA
- a CDS encoding CxxH/CxxC protein, which translates to MYVVCKEHVELAIDKFVDEYEDAPDLVDLDEVEFSDWEKPVKCCMNCDQEAKFLIV; encoded by the coding sequence ATGTATGTCGTCTGTAAAGAACACGTAGAATTGGCAATCGATAAATTCGTAGATGAGTATGAGGATGCTCCCGATCTGGTCGATTTGGACGAGGTCGAATTCAGCGATTGGGAGAAGCCGGTCAAATGCTGCATGAATTGCGATCAGGAGGCCAAATTTCTAATCGTGTGA
- a CDS encoding S1C family serine protease: MSLFEDDFFSPKVRRRIERRWWYRRTRAPRDGWKRIRRSGSGKWSTVQVAVVSSIISAFVAVMLYSWLIGSGEAGSPAVAVSGNAMANDPYERIVQAADKVSPAVVSMVNKQKQIGDEDGVAQDMNLGSGVIFKQDGGKAYVLTNEHVVQGADELEVVLDNGQRKNAELVGKDRVMDVAVVRIDAAGVTAVAEIGDSGTIRRGETVIALGNPLGFGGSLTAGIVGYTNRLIPVSLNQDGVYDWEQMVIQTDAAINEGNSGGALVNLNGQVIGINTMKIATTGVEGLGFAIPINEVMDTVNQIMDAGKVVRPYLGVYTVDVNNPYAPITEEQREDIRLPKDVREGVIVLESSGPAKQAGLKLNDVIVRFDKQEIGSTLELRKYLYEKKHIGDSMDVQFYRDGVLMTVTVILADKPD; encoded by the coding sequence ATGAGCTTGTTTGAGGATGATTTTTTCTCACCGAAGGTGAGACGGCGGATCGAGCGCAGATGGTGGTATCGGCGTACCAGAGCTCCCCGTGACGGCTGGAAGCGGATTCGACGGTCAGGAAGCGGCAAATGGTCCACGGTGCAGGTAGCCGTGGTCAGTTCAATCATCAGCGCGTTCGTCGCCGTCATGCTGTACAGCTGGCTGATCGGCTCGGGAGAGGCAGGCTCTCCCGCCGTGGCCGTCTCCGGCAATGCGATGGCGAACGATCCGTACGAGCGGATCGTTCAGGCTGCGGACAAGGTCAGCCCGGCCGTCGTCAGCATGGTCAACAAGCAGAAGCAGATCGGCGATGAAGACGGCGTGGCGCAGGATATGAATCTCGGATCCGGGGTCATCTTCAAGCAGGACGGAGGCAAGGCGTATGTGCTGACGAACGAGCACGTCGTTCAAGGCGCGGACGAATTGGAGGTTGTGCTGGACAACGGACAGCGCAAGAACGCCGAGCTCGTCGGCAAGGATCGCGTCATGGATGTCGCGGTGGTCCGGATTGATGCGGCCGGCGTGACGGCCGTGGCCGAGATCGGCGATTCAGGCACGATTCGGCGCGGCGAGACAGTCATTGCCCTCGGCAATCCGCTCGGCTTCGGCGGGTCGCTGACGGCTGGAATCGTCGGGTATACGAACCGCTTGATTCCGGTATCGCTGAACCAGGACGGGGTATACGACTGGGAGCAGATGGTGATTCAGACCGATGCCGCGATCAATGAAGGCAACAGCGGCGGGGCGCTGGTCAACCTGAACGGCCAAGTGATCGGCATCAACACGATGAAGATCGCGACGACGGGCGTGGAAGGATTGGGCTTCGCCATTCCGATCAATGAAGTGATGGATACGGTCAATCAGATTATGGATGCCGGCAAGGTAGTGCGGCCGTATCTCGGCGTCTATACGGTTGATGTCAACAATCCGTACGCGCCGATTACCGAAGAACAGCGCGAAGACATCCGACTCCCGAAGGACGTGAGGGAGGGCGTAATCGTCCTGGAGTCATCCGGTCCCGCCAAGCAGGCCGGCTTGAAGCTGAACGACGTCATCGTCCGGTTCGATAAGCAGGAGATCGGTTCGACATTGGAGCTGCGCAAATATTTGTACGAGAAGAAGCATATTGGCGATAGCATGGACGTTCAGTTCTATCGGGACGGCGTGCTTATGACGGTGACCGTGATATTGGCGGATAAGCCGGACTAA
- a CDS encoding MBL fold metallo-hydrolase: MSLRFSVLSSGSTGNATVIQNDDSTVMIDVGLSCKRTEQLLEEQGLSGKQIDAIFVTHEHSDHIKGLGAFARKYDLPIYANEKTWDALEKHVGNIAEENRIVMQTGEARDFGDLRVESFGISHDAAEPVAYRFFEGETKLSVATDLGYMSDKVRDAIADSDVLVMESNHDVEMLRVGRYPWNIKRRILSDLGHLSNEAAGEALCEVVTGNTRRTYLAHLSLDHNMQDLARMTVQDVMESKGHFFKESEFQLKDTYYDRPTAWDKVSEKSPVRR; the protein is encoded by the coding sequence ATGAGTTTACGATTTTCAGTGTTGTCGAGCGGATCGACAGGGAATGCAACCGTGATCCAAAATGACGATTCGACGGTGATGATCGACGTCGGTCTGAGCTGCAAGCGAACCGAGCAGCTGCTGGAGGAGCAGGGACTCTCCGGCAAGCAGATCGACGCGATCTTCGTCACGCATGAGCATTCGGATCATATTAAAGGATTGGGTGCTTTTGCGCGGAAATACGATCTGCCCATCTATGCCAACGAGAAGACGTGGGATGCGCTGGAGAAGCATGTCGGCAATATCGCGGAGGAGAACCGCATCGTCATGCAGACCGGTGAAGCCCGCGACTTCGGCGATCTGCGCGTGGAGTCGTTCGGCATCTCGCATGATGCGGCCGAGCCGGTAGCGTATCGCTTTTTCGAGGGGGAGACGAAGCTGTCGGTGGCGACCGACTTGGGTTATATGAGCGATAAGGTCCGCGACGCGATCGCCGATTCCGATGTGCTCGTCATGGAATCCAATCATGATGTCGAGATGCTTCGCGTTGGGCGTTATCCATGGAACATCAAGCGCCGCATATTGAGCGATCTCGGCCATTTGTCGAACGAAGCGGCGGGCGAGGCGCTGTGCGAGGTCGTCACCGGCAACACGCGCCGTACATATTTGGCGCATTTGAGCCTGGATCACAATATGCAGGATTTGGCCCGGATGACGGTGCAGGACGTGATGGAAAGCAAAGGCCATTTTTTCAAAGAAAGCGAGTTCCAGTTGAAAGATACGTATTATGACCGTCCGACGGCATGGGATAAGGTTAGCGAGAAGTCTCCGGTTCGTCGGTAA
- the yycI gene encoding two-component system regulatory protein YycI, whose amino-acid sequence MDWSRAKNILIYAFLLLNIVLGYQLWQDIRDQLHSDLDWTSLSEETRQMMDMKRIQVTSKIPAETPALREITYRFVRRDPEPVPLENPQDSTIIFAEKDLVRGLQGEIPHIEMYRYDSFSGSVDTFMLHQRLANGLPIFEVTLELSTRSQKITAYRQQYVELIEPKVNQEQKILSASKALQSVIDNVLAPGSIVKDIQLGYHGQLFDADTQVAAPSWRILLENGEVYYVNAMNGAVDSSQAGKKESEK is encoded by the coding sequence ATGGATTGGAGCCGGGCCAAAAATATTTTGATATATGCGTTCCTGCTGCTGAATATCGTGCTCGGCTACCAGCTGTGGCAGGATATTCGCGATCAGCTCCATTCCGATCTGGACTGGACGTCGCTGTCCGAGGAGACGCGCCAGATGATGGATATGAAGAGAATTCAGGTTACGTCCAAAATACCGGCGGAAACCCCGGCGCTGCGCGAGATTACGTACCGGTTCGTCCGGCGCGATCCGGAGCCGGTGCCGCTCGAGAATCCGCAGGACAGCACCATCATTTTCGCGGAGAAGGATCTGGTGCGCGGGCTGCAGGGAGAGATTCCCCATATTGAAATGTACCGATATGATTCGTTCAGCGGAAGCGTCGACACCTTCATGCTGCACCAGCGGCTGGCGAACGGGCTGCCGATATTCGAAGTGACGCTTGAGCTGAGCACCCGCAGCCAGAAGATTACGGCCTACCGTCAGCAATATGTGGAATTGATCGAGCCGAAGGTCAATCAAGAGCAGAAAATTTTGTCCGCATCCAAAGCGCTGCAAAGCGTTATCGACAATGTGCTGGCGCCTGGCTCGATTGTGAAGGACATTCAGCTGGGCTATCACGGCCAGCTTTTCGACGCAGATACCCAGGTGGCGGCGCCTTCCTGGCGGATTTTGCTCGAAAATGGCGAAGTGTACTACGTGAATGCGATGAATGGAGCGGTGGACAGTTCGCAAGCGGGAAAGAAGGAGAGCGAGAAATGA
- a CDS encoding YycH family regulatory protein, giving the protein MIERLKTILLTVLVLLSLLQSFFLMYSMPYYNFEKKTTSDYIKTEPLGPEERLENLVFPEQMILHLGEDKHTMLYPGTTFYNMIMKRLQGRTYDGFQYRPVSSVEWDRVREQNEGIELRFNSPVPAKLLQRVFPLGDDTTFLEETIKRIWLYANPESNEVRVFFFNAKGDAVYESTRADLSVQDVAQQVEFGRTWTPYRMVGGMFYMPEEPLEAVEVELPYEQITVEQMQRSLFFDPTLTKNIVAGGSEIYTDAKRGLEINRGEHWIIYSDPAVTTEGRQDVAADATSAVRFINQHGGWNGKYRFTLPNPNERQAGLYGGANERGVVMRFEQYWGSYPVVSTPEFHFGYMQVTIQQGTVTNYERSLIQLFNRSAEKEIRKLPAGDALLNKLKTLGRMNDIISVDPVYVPHFGKETIHLVPTWQVKFNDGSTTLLQ; this is encoded by the coding sequence ATGATCGAGCGGCTGAAGACGATATTGCTCACCGTGCTTGTGCTGCTTAGTCTTCTCCAGAGCTTCTTCCTGATGTACAGCATGCCGTATTATAATTTCGAGAAGAAGACGACCAGCGACTATATCAAAACGGAGCCGCTCGGACCGGAGGAACGGCTCGAAAATCTCGTCTTCCCGGAACAGATGATTCTCCACCTGGGAGAAGACAAGCATACGATGCTGTATCCGGGGACGACGTTCTACAATATGATCATGAAGCGTCTGCAGGGGCGGACGTACGACGGCTTCCAATACCGTCCGGTCTCATCGGTCGAATGGGATCGGGTCCGGGAGCAGAACGAAGGGATCGAGCTGAGATTCAACTCGCCGGTTCCGGCGAAGCTGCTGCAGCGGGTATTCCCGCTTGGGGATGACACCACCTTCCTGGAGGAGACAATCAAGCGGATATGGCTGTATGCGAATCCCGAGTCGAACGAGGTGCGGGTCTTCTTCTTCAATGCGAAGGGGGACGCGGTCTATGAATCGACACGGGCCGATCTTTCGGTTCAGGATGTCGCGCAGCAGGTCGAATTCGGCCGCACCTGGACGCCGTACCGCATGGTTGGCGGCATGTTCTACATGCCGGAGGAGCCGCTGGAGGCAGTTGAGGTGGAGCTGCCGTACGAGCAGATTACGGTGGAGCAGATGCAGCGCAGCCTGTTCTTCGATCCGACCTTGACGAAAAATATCGTCGCAGGAGGCTCCGAGATCTATACCGACGCCAAGCGGGGCCTGGAGATTAACCGGGGGGAGCATTGGATTATCTATTCCGATCCGGCGGTGACGACGGAAGGGAGGCAGGATGTCGCAGCGGATGCGACATCGGCGGTCCGCTTCATCAACCAGCATGGCGGATGGAACGGGAAATACCGCTTCACGCTGCCGAATCCGAACGAGAGACAGGCTGGATTGTACGGTGGCGCGAATGAACGCGGAGTCGTCATGCGGTTCGAGCAGTATTGGGGCTCGTACCCGGTCGTCAGCACGCCGGAATTCCATTTCGGCTATATGCAGGTGACGATCCAGCAAGGAACGGTCACCAATTACGAGCGCTCGCTCATTCAGCTGTTCAACCGCTCCGCCGAGAAGGAGATACGCAAGCTTCCGGCCGGAGACGCCTTGCTGAACAAGCTGAAGACGCTTGGGCGGATGAACGATATCATCAGCGTCGATCCCGTCTACGTGCCGCATTTCGGCAAGGAGACGATTCACTTAGTGCCTACGTGGCAGGTGAAGTTCAATGACGGATCGACGACGCTGCTGCAATAG